aatgagtcagcggctgagctgggatttgaaccagggacctgttgattacaaacccatttctttaaccacacagcctcctataataatGAAACTGTTTATGTACTTCACTCATAAGTAATTCGTCATTAAACGAagaataattatgttttttttctttgtatatttagAAACATGAGCTGACTATATATTAGAATTGATTGTTGTGGCTAAAATCACATCCTCTTTaaggttttattgtttagatCTGGTTATAATGGGAGTTTTACTTTGACAATAGAATACGGTTGTAGCAAAAATCAGCAAGCTACAGGATTAAGAGGGGTTAAGTCACCTGCACATTGGAGTAACCAAACTGACAATGTTTGCACAGCAggtttacattatttaattgaGCTATAATTTTTAAAGAGAACTTCAATGTTTCCCTTAATGCTGAAGGTCATGATGCGCACCCTTAATATgtactttgcaaaaaaaacaattccagatTAACTTTTCAGCAAAAAATAGCCTGGAATGGCAATTAGGTAAATCGACCTGTTAGCACACAGTTAGCGCTATCCCAGGAGGCCACAGATTACCTTTgctaaattcatttttttgtttgctgtgaaaATTACTCCTACTCTCTTACAAGGCCTGAGAACTCTGCTGGAACAGTTTCTTCCACTTGaggcaaattgattttttttttttttttaaacaggttccAAACTAATTCTAATCCAATCTCATCTTCTCCGAAAGACTCCCATCCTCTCTCGCTTGGTGCTCAAGTGTTACCGAGGTAATGGGTTTTACCGGCTCCTCTCAGAAGATGGAAATTTCAGctacaacaaaataaaagaatgcCACTCGAATGTTAAAAAATTCAAGGCTGGCAGCTtacagagactttttttttgtcctgttgttCATTTGGGCCATTGAGTCGGTACATAGTTTTTAGGATGTCACATATATTTGTCAACTGACCTGTTTCTGAAAGAACAGTCCATTTTTCTGTGTCTGCCCGGTAAAAGACTGTGTCCTCTGTATTTTCTAGGGCAGTACCACTTTTAAAACATGTGTCTTATAATACACACCTAATCTTTCCTCTGTTATGAAAGGCTATCTTAGCTGCTTTATAAAAACCAAGCTAGCAGCTACATTGACTTCAGATTAAAGGCCAATGCACTGTACACAAAAGTCATCTAAGTGTCAAAAAACAGAAATCTCTTGAACCAGTATGACCAGTATGACTACACAACCAGCTCTGACCAACTTGAAACAGAAATACCCAACCATAAAGAATGCTGAACTAGCGATCGCACCATATTGTCCTGGTAGTCTAGGCAACACATTGATGGAGCCGGGAGTGGAGCAGTGCTTGTTCAAAATTTTTAGCAATTTTAATTTGCTATAAGGGGTACATAATAAGGGGGTTTGGTGACAGAGCTCTTGTGGTTTAAATGACATTGAACTGCAGCCTTATGGACAGCAGGgtttactttatttgttataaggAGTTTAATCcagtttctctattaaatgcatttatccCTCAAAGCCCCTCTTCATTTTTGTAgcattttcttgtattttcttcctcctaaaatattaatattttcaaatcttgaaaaAGTTTATGactaattataaattaaataggACACAAGGGCTGTCAAAGGTCAATCTCTCCATTGTTCCCTGACATTCAGTATCAAGAATTCTAGAATGGAGATTCTAGTCTTTTAAACAGGCCAGCAGGCATTCCATGTTCTGTAGTCAAAAGTCTGTCTGGTCTCCTCAGTGCGATTGTGCTTCCTCCTTTTCATTTTACAGTGCATCACACTCTAAATCAGTTCACAGGTCATTTATGCTGCACAGTAACGTAATTCAGTGCAATTGTACCCCGAGGTGAAGAAAGCAATAGGTGCTCAAAATTTcccccagcctgcctgcctgcttttgCAGCATTATTTCCAGCCCTTGATCTAATTGTATGATTGGTACAATCGCTTTGAAACCGGACAAGTACTACAGTGCGTCTGTTCTCAGTATTTAGGTACACAGGTTGTATACACATTTATATCGGCTAGACAGACAGTGATGGGGGTAGACACTCCTTTGCTACTTGGTTACTGTGTGTTGGTACACTTGACATGCAACTCCCGTTTCTATTGTTCTGTGTGCTGCTGAGAATAATCTAAACCTGGTGTTTGAGAATGCAGTGATCAAGAAAGGTGAGGCAATGAAACTGTAGCTATGGTCAGGCACGCTGCAGGGCAAGCAATCCTGTATGTAAGAATTCCCTGCGAAGCGCCAGTTGTGCTTCTTGAATCCCAAACCCCTCAACAATATCAAATGAAGGCCAGCTAGATGGAAGTCAGAAGCCATGCCTTCACATTAGCCTTGCTGTGGCCAGCCAGAAAAGGACCTTACTGGGCTATATCTATAAAGCATTGGAAAGTGCATTGCTGTGAACCAAATTAATATTGCTTTTCAGATTTGCTCTTGTAATTGCATGAACTTATCACAGCCCCAAGAGAAATCTGTAACAAGCTTAAGACACAATCTAGTGGAAAAAGACAAACTCAACATTGTATGGTAATTTTGTATATGTAAGTATGTATTATTATCATATGTTCACATGCATAGAATTAAAAGGCagaacttatttgtttatttcattactttttaattttttttttttttttatgaaaaccaaTTCCCAGGTGCTTCTGCTAGTCTACTCAAGTGTGTGTGGTATGTATCTGTTTAAAATTACTGCTGATCTTGCGATCCATTGATTTTGCCATACATGTTTTACAGCCCACATTACTGAAATAAGCAATAACATCatattgaaagagaaaaaaagatcATTAATGCCCCTTTAAAAGGTTAGATTCGAAATGGCAACAAGGCAGCACTGTAATAATCGTAACTGAAGGTCATTTTTTCTACATGCCTTTTTAAAGGAGtacaaaatgaatgcagtattGATCACGCTATTAATATTGATTTCTTTCACAATATATTGAAGCACACATACAGGGGTCTGGTAGCTTCTTATTGGAGCAGTCACATTATCATAATTATTAACAATATTTATGTGTAATCAGGGCCAAAACCTATAGTGGACATTATTTTTGCTGCAGACCAGacataaaattataattaaagaCATAATTTCTCTATTTCTCTTTTCTCCTCAGTTGCTTgttacagtgtatgtgtgtgtgtgtgtgtgtgtgtatatatatatatatatatatatattatatatataatatatatattatatatattttctgaagTTCTAGGTTTTGCTTTGAAAGGTCAGGTGCTAGTGGATATTTTTACTTTCCTTATTTTTCAGGGGCCGAGAATCTTATGTAGTTGAGTGATTATTATGGCAGTGAGGGGGGTGGGAGAGTATGGCAACAGCACTGGGGAGCTGAGAAAGGAGAATGTAGAGCTTAAACAGTTGCAAAGTTGACAGCGCTGGAAATATGAGGATGCTGGTATTTATTGGTAATTATGTTACCTCGTGAGAGTGTTCGTATGAAAAATGGTAGCCATTTAATCACTGTGAAAGTGAATtcaattaggaaaaaaaatactgcaatatgGCAATTTTATTGGCGATCTGAAACTGCAGTGTCCAACAATTATCTTCAATTcacatcaaaatgtaatttggtaTGGACCTTGTAGTTTCATTCTGTTTAAACGTATGTATGCATGCTCACTGTCATGAGTACAGTAAGAGCCACTTGCTTCTCAAGATAGTGCGATGGAGAGTTTGCCTCTAAATATGAGCATAATCAGTACCCCTGACTGAAACCAGACGAAAGTGAGAGAGGGGTGTTAAACAACTCGGtttgaactctgtttcagagCCAATGTAGATTCGAGATGTGAAAGTACTGTCTGATTCCCATATTGTATAACAGCCTATTGTGTCGCTGACACCTTTCTTTCGCCCTGCAAGGTTGTTTTGCACTCAATGTGAGAGCTCAGTGGCACAGGAAACAGAACATGCAGATATCTCTAACGAGACAAGCAAGCATGGTAAATATTTGCAACTGCAACCGGATATGCTGCACACCTTCACTCTTGCTGTGATTTTTCATAtgggctgtggcagagcaaagccctgccctttataaattggcagggatggggttaatttcccttatCTGCCTGGGTTtcttatgttcaggtggctggggttgattaggttaattaacgatcaatcagcgcccagccacctgacataaaaggaggcctctgcttctcatttagggagagggagttgaggaagcaggttggtgtttgttttgtgatttttgaattttgttaAATCCATTGAAGgcgttgcccagcctggaaaccttatttttgtaagttttgttatctttctatttgtgtttaaatatctttattttgcccttgtgcactttatttttgtgtttatttataataaaagtatatttaaacacaaagagaaggataacaaaacaaaacttacaaaaataaggtttccaggctgggcaatgccttcactgggtttatcaaaaatcacaaacaccagcctgcttcctcaactccctctccctaaatgagaagcagaggcctacTTTTATGTCATgtggctgggagctgattgattgttaattaacctaatcaaccccaaccacctgaacataataaacccaggcaggtaggggaaattaaccccatctctgccaatttaaaaagggcagagctttgctctgcacATGGGCATCCAAAAGTTGGGATGCATGTCATTTGCTTTCTTTCTGCTTGTGTTTTAAGTTTGTAAATGACTTTCAAAACTATCTATGACTGCAAGAAGGCAGTGGCTAAACTATTTAACTTTTCTCCACCAATCAAGAGTGTGTGTAGTTATCCAGTCCAAATCACATGGTCGTATCAGAGCTGAGTTACAGCTGCAAGCAGGTCAGCACAGATCATACCAATCACCAAAGCTGGGATTCAGTCCCCTTTCTTTGTAAAGTGAAAGGTACAGTCACTGGAAAAATGTACTGGCAAGTCCCCAGGTTGGTTTGTTGCAGGGTAAAAGAAAAGCCTTTTAAGTGGAacttgattttaaacaaaatgtctgGTTAAGGAAAGTGCCCAATTACGCCAGTGAAGCAAGATGTGCCCCTAATTAAACAAGACATAAATAAGAAACTACAGATCCCTATTGTCTCTAagcagacaattaaaaaaatatatacatatatacatttacatacattacCAACAATCCTATTACAAGTTTCTGTCTCTGTTCAAGGACCGGTGTACAAATGTCACAGTGTTTAGAAGAGCCCATATTTGTATAAATTAATGACAAAAATTAATTAACCCATCAAGGACCAGGCTGATATATATAAATGAATCCCATCACAAAGGTCTTTTGCCGCATATTATGGCTGACCAATAGAATCTGTTTTTGTTCCCGCTGCCAAATTATACACCTTTTAAGGGTTTGGAGCAAACAGTAGACTTGTGCAGTAAATGCTCAGTTTCATACACTCACgtggttttgtttgaatgttttattttgacaattcCTACACCTGCTTGACACAGGCTGAACGTGCATCAGAGTGGATTTTTGTTAAGTTCCACCAACAACAGAGTCCAACATGCAACTCTGGTGATGCATCTGTCACGAATTGCTACCAAGCAACTAGCCTGGTCAGGCACCGCTTCAGTCTGAAGACTGAAGAATCTGTCAAAGTTACAGTTGAGGTCTTTTTGTTGAGCAGAAACTAGGTTTGAAGCTCAGTAGGCCGATTGGCCCATCCATCAGGGGGTGAGAAAAATTGAAATCTGACATTTAGAGCTTTGGGGCCTTTGCTCCAGCCCTGATATTAAGTGGAGTGAATGACAAATTGTCCCCTTTAGGTATATCCCTTACTGGAGTCTTTGATAATGTTTATGTTGAAAGGTGTACCCTTGACATTTGAGAAAGGTCACGTTGCCCACTTATTAATGTTCTCCCTTAAAGGAGTGCCAAACAGGGTTTTAAAACCCATTTgctcacctcttattagcattagcagtTTTATCACATGtcctccttttctttttttgacaaaatgctgcttttaaaagTCAGAATTTAGGATAACGCTCTTGAACAGGATAAATCAAATTGTTTCTTCCTTCTTCCTGGTATCTTATCACTTCGGTGGGCCACATGCCCTGACTGCAGCTAGATCATTTACATCTACGATGCGCTACATCTTTATAATCAGATCAGCAGTTTCCTATTCTATTTATTCTTTTGAGACAAATGCAGAAATGCAGAACTGGAGGCTGggtgtttgttgtttgtattaCCTCACTCAGACCTCTAAGAGAATTGATATCCCCCAATAGATAAACAAGCCAGACAGACATCTCACCtaacatttgatttaaatattttttcatatatataaagAGGGAAGAATGATCTATTCTGGGGTAGAAGGGCCACCCTACAGTAGTAATTTGGCATTTATTAATTAGTAAACACCTGTTGTTTGATGCAATTTTACACCTGTGTGGGTGAGATGATGGACACTATCCAATAAAATCtcctgcatatttttaaagaggaggtgACTTTTTATTCAGTGACACCATGATATTTAGTGTGAAAGTAGCtttagtgataataataataataataataataataataataataataataataataataataataataataataataatgtatagggAGACATTATAAAGACTTTCTGAAAGTCAAGCAAGATAAGGAACTTTGCAAACACAAGACcagggccctgttcctcgtagctggtttaactaattcaggcgAGGTTAGCCAGATTCGATTAACCTgataattgaagtcaggctaTCTTCCTTCCTCAACGGCAAAAacaggctaaaagtgtctcgCTAACTCGATTCCGATTTAAGAAATCCAAGTAATTGCTCATGCTCGTGCTCCTCAAAGGGAGAATCACAGACcactgaaacaatgatcttcaTGAAAGATGGCGTTGAAAGAGAGAGCaacttttttcagcctgactgagcaagagcttataatggaaagttttgaggaatataaaagcattatcacaactaaatgcaaaactgctgctgccaggtccagagaggaagcatggaaaaaaattgcagataagctaaaaaagtttttttttttttttttttacactgaacaaaaatattaatgcaacatgtaaagtgttggtaccatgtttcatgagctgaaataaaagatcccagaaattttccatatgcacaaaaagcttatttctctcaaattttgtgcacaaatttgttcacatccctgttagtgaacatttctcctttgccaagataatccatccacctgacaggtgtggcatatcaagaagctgattaaacagcatgatcattacacaggtgcaccttgtgctggggacaataaaaggctactctaaaatgtacagttttgtcacacaacacaatgctacagatgtctcaagttttaagGTAGCGTGCAATTGGTATGCTGACAGCAGGAATGTCAACCAGAGCTCTTGCCAAAGaaatgaatgttcatttctctaccataagccgcctccaatgtcgttttagagaatttggcagtatgttcAACCAGCCTCataaccgcagaccacgtgtaaccacgccagcccaggacctccacatccggcttcttcacctccgggatcgtctgagaccagccactcggacagctgatgaaactgtgggtttggaCAACCGACGAATTTcagcacaaactgtcagaaaccgtctcagggaagctcatctgcatgctcgtcgtcctcaccagggtcttgaccagactgcagttcagcgtcgtaaccaacttctgtgggcaaatgctcaccttcgatggccactggcacgctggagaagggtgctcttcacggatgaattcattaatgctgtgaaaggatttctTGTTCACAAACTCCGCCTCATTTAGTCCTGAGGTTGCCTTGATGGGGATCTGACTACAGTCCACAGCACCAGTGACGttggggaactctgcataatgtagcctacttaataCACGATAACGATGGGATTACCaattcattaaattgcatataacctagtaGATTACCTGCGACTGCATAGAAGACCTCTTTGACAGCGTCTCCCCTTGTATGTCCCGgaaatgtgatgaacacattaagaaatctctCTAGGGGGAGGTAGACCCTTCGGACTGCACGGCAAGCAGAATCGCCAACTGAGTATAGGAATGCGCCACTAGCGAAAAAAAGCGCAGCCCTACGCATGTAGTCTGTGTTACTGTCAACGCAGGGCTGAGACGGGTGGTATGTGCAATGTAAggctcaagtagatttattattaaaattgatCTATGGGATACCTAAGGGAGGACGTTGCCATTTTAGAGGAgtgtgtcaagtgctttcattgggtagaagtacGAGTTTTTATACACGGGACCGCCTAATTTTAAATTAGCCTGCGCTGGAGCAGGTTACAGCGTAAGGGTGTGTTGCTATGGTAATTTAGTCGGCTAGACTTTAAACTTGCTTCGAGGAACGGAAAAAGACAGACTTCTGTCGGAGTTATCCTGAGAGTTATCCGGCTAACTCAGTTAGCCAGCTGCAAGGAACAGAGCCCAGAAAGAGAATCCACAGCCGTATAGTGTGACCAAAGAATAACACAGTATAGTCCCGCCCCCTACAGTCACTGGCTGTTTCTCGCCAGTCCCCCGTCTGAATGGCTCATTGTACTGTCCTTAACTAACAACAGGAAATAAAGGAATGCAAAACTATCACAAAGTAACTCAGTTTCGTCAGGTTGATTGTACTGAAGGCGCCGGTAGTTTATGCACTACAATGGCTAAACCTGGGGTTAGTCTAGTAATAACAATTTGTGCATTGATCTGTCCTGTCCACTTACTAGACAATGGCCTTGCACAGACCCCAACCATGGGCTGGTTACATTAGGAAAGGTTTATGTGTAATGTTGTCTGTGTGAGCAATCCCCACAATTGTATAAGGTAAGGTGTACcctgcatttctgttttgttttgtttgttttttgtaatatatcCATGGTATCAATCAGTCAATACGTTGTATTATGTTATGTTGCTGATTGATTTATTACTTACCAAATTAGTTTTTGATATCTGAAAGCTTACTATAACAATTTTCTCAAACTAAATTCCCATCAGTTAATGCAATATTTTACCTTGACTTGTTTTTCTCCCTGGCTTAGATGGGCAAGGGCATTTACCTGGCAATCATCTGCTATACTGTAGCTTGAAGTATAAGAACTCTCTGTAAGAAACAGGATCTATAAAGCAGATGctagatttaacttttttttttattatttattattctgtacACATGGTCCACTCTATTAAATGACTGCTATAGTAATTTTAGATGTATGAGTGTTGCAATTATACAGTAAATGAGGAGCGATCCTTTGTAATTGATCTGTGGAGACACCTGAGGTAGAGTCCACTTGCTTTGCTGTAACTAACAACATAGTTCATCCCTATCCCTTGGCTCAAAGGACTTGTGCACCACAAATGGGGGTCATAACAGCCAGCTTTCATTGGCAACCAATTAGTCCCACAGCTTCCCAGTTGTGCTTTCAGGCCCTTCAATTCTTAATGCTAAACCACACTACCCACCAGAACCTCGGTTCTAAACACAAGGTGACATTCCAGTACCTTTCAGTGCATCAGTTCTAATCCCTGTGTCATCTGATCCTGAGCTGAAACCATTAGGTTCCACTTGCCTTCACACCCTTAAATGAAACAAAGTCCTCCTCGCATCTCTCTACTCGGCTCTTAAATCGGTCACGCCACATTGCCAGAACTCTCAGTACAAGGCCGCAATAAGCTCTTTTACCCTTGTTAACATCGCAGTCCATCCAATGGCACTAACTATTAATGCTGATCATAGCcttgcaataaacaaacaaatactgccAAGGGAAGATGCAGCAGTGGAAATGTCCTCTTCCGATTTGATCCTAGATCTGTTTAAACAGCGAGCAGCTCTACATGCAGATGGCTGATATTATGGTGCAGGAGGGCTGGAAGGAGGCTGGCTATGAGTATGTGTGCATCGATGACTGCTGGCTCGCCCAGGATCGGCTATAGCCTGTCCCAACATATTTCCCCAGCGGAATCAAGAAACTCGCTGACTATGTAAGCCAGGCTCATATTAACACCACGAGGAGGTTCACAGGTCACACTTGTTTAAGTGGTCAGAATTCTCTTATTCAAAATGTTCCAGTAGAAACAAAAGCTATGCATACTTGTTACAATTAGCAACTTGTTGTAATTAACAACTTTCTTGGCAAGTTACTAACGTGCAGTAAGTTGCTAAAATGTTTGGATCTGCTTGAAAAAGTTGATAAAGTGCACATCACGCTCGCATATAGTTTCATGAACATAGCTCTGTTTTCAAAACTAATTCTGACATTTTTGGTCTTAAGTCCATCCATTCTTTTGTTTTGCCCCATTATGATTCCAGTAAAATCACTTTACAGGATTGTACAACCTTTTTGACGTTTCTGCAATGACCAAGTTAAATGAAGTCTGTttcttgtggttttttttaaacactattgGTACAGTTCTTACAAAATGTGTTAGAATTGTTGTCAAATTTTACAGTAATaatagttgcaaatgtacatgaACTAGGGGGTATATCATTTGAAATGAcagcattataaaaacaaagtacTGCATCATTCTAAATAATCCCCCAAGATGTGTAACAAAGGCCCCATCTGCTGGAGAGAAGTGGGACTGCAATTACGCTTGAAAAATGAGTGTGGTGTGCCTCCTACAGTATCTTCAGGGTAAACAGGATTCATAACTTGAGAAATGCAGGGTTTATTATAGATAATCAAATAACTACAGCATCATTTATGAACAATGTATGTTAATTTGGTAATCCATAAAggcattatttgtatttttttttcaccaaactATAAATCCATATTCAGTCTCTAATGAAGGCATTTGTTAAAACGTATGTCTGCTGATCTTACAccactaataaaataattctacgGTTGCATCCGTGTCTGTATTCAGGTTCACTCTAAAGGACTGAAACTGGGATATACCAGGACGTTGGCAATTTGACCTGTGCTGGATAGCCTGTGAGTTACGGATTCTATGACTTGGACGCAGAGACCTTTGCGCAATGGGGGGTGGACCTGCTGAAATTTGACGGATGTAATGTTGGCACGTTGGACATACTGGTGGAAGGTGAGGGGTTTCTTTTTGTGTCGAGTATTGGGACAGAGGCATGACGATAATCCTCTTGCTTTGATTGCTTGAGTTAAGCCTAATTTCCACTGCAACAGATTTTAGGTTGTTTTGTACTGTAGTTGAAATGTATGTGAGTTTCAAGATTCTAGTACCGTTTAGTTTTGGAGTACAGTCGTAGGTTCATAAGTCTAGTTTTCTATATTTTCAAAAGCATTATTTAATGCCTATAGGGCAGGATAACTGCAGCGTGTAAGATTTGGCACGGTAAACAATTCTCGAACAATTTAGAAAGCAGTGTAAGATCAGACGTTTCACGTTGAAACAGAGTgctctgttttaaatgtagtcaAGCAGATTCACAGTTcttcattgtattttgtttttcgcCCAGGATATAAAAATATGTCAAGGGCACTGAATGAGACTGGAAGGAATATTCTGTACTCTTGAATGGCCTCTATACCTGTGGCCTTTTCAGCAGGTATGGAATACACGCACATTTTATACATAGACTTGAACATGTTGAATTCTATTAGTCAAAGTTATTCAATTGTAATTTAGCTTTTTGATAGTCCATAGCAAGTCATAATAAAATACCGGTAGATCATTACTTACAATATGTGTTAACCATCATATAACGTGTTctagtgtatat
This window of the Polyodon spathula isolate WHYD16114869_AA chromosome 7, ASM1765450v1, whole genome shotgun sequence genome carries:
- the gla gene encoding LOW QUALITY PROTEIN: alpha-galactosidase A (The sequence of the model RefSeq protein was modified relative to this genomic sequence to represent the inferred CDS: inserted 5 bases in 3 codons; substituted 3 bases at 3 genomic stop codons), translated to MAKPGVSLVITICALICPVHLLDNGLAQTPTMGWLHXERFMCNVVCVSNPHNCISEQLYMQMADIMVQEGWKEAGYEYVCIDDCWLAQDRLXPVPTYFPSGIKKLADYVHSKGLKXGIYQDVGNLTCAGXPVSYGFYDLDAETFAQWGVDLLKFDGCNVGTLDILVEGYKNMSRALNETGRNILYSXEWPLYLWPFQQPNYTDTRQYCNHWQSYGDVYDSWQXVKSILDWTGIHQNMIVPVAGPGGWNDPDMLNSFNVWERPVRRPLPIRGAQQTGGGPGQFPLSLAAFPSWKACHPACSYPNPPQLAGSGSPEPHLSPTAPNQPICDNPVHSDIEQVWLLEKNGTGTET